Proteins encoded together in one bacterium window:
- the rsmA gene encoding ribosomal RNA small subunit methyltransferase A, translated as MSDPRLKKHLGQHHLTRAELCRPLMEFLRPEGQPVVEVGPGGGVLTNQLVEAGARVLALELDPEWAFSLRSRSGESGPALAVADAMGVRWGRVSPGTLVTGNLPYEIASALIRRLLPMHPRVARLGFLVQREVAERFVAKPGTKAYGLLAVLAGAWSEVQLLGTVARGSFRPPPKVEGAFVGFKLKPAPFPDAEMAGFVETVELAFSQRRKTLRNALASGWGRERAEAALESAGVDRRTRAEQITLQTFLRIERAREVVLRG; from the coding sequence ATGAGCGATCCTCGGCTCAAGAAACACCTCGGTCAGCACCACCTGACCCGCGCCGAGCTCTGCCGGCCGCTGATGGAGTTCCTGCGACCCGAAGGACAGCCGGTGGTCGAGGTCGGGCCCGGCGGCGGTGTCCTGACGAACCAGTTGGTCGAAGCAGGCGCCAGGGTCCTGGCACTGGAGCTCGACCCGGAGTGGGCCTTCTCACTGCGCAGCCGCTCGGGCGAGAGCGGTCCCGCGCTGGCGGTTGCGGACGCGATGGGCGTGCGCTGGGGGCGAGTCAGTCCAGGGACTCTGGTCACCGGCAACCTGCCCTACGAGATAGCCAGCGCTCTCATTCGCCGGCTACTGCCGATGCACCCGCGAGTCGCGCGACTCGGCTTTCTGGTGCAACGCGAGGTCGCCGAGCGGTTTGTCGCGAAGCCGGGCACCAAGGCGTATGGTCTGCTTGCGGTACTCGCCGGAGCGTGGAGCGAGGTCCAACTCCTCGGCACGGTAGCCCGCGGTAGCTTCCGGCCGCCGCCCAAGGTCGAGGGCGCGTTCGTCGGCTTCAAGCTGAAGCCGGCACCGTTTCCAGATGCCGAGATGGCGGGTTTTGTCGAGACGGTCGAGCTGGCGTTCTCGCAACGTCGCAAGACCCTGCGCAACGCTTTGGCCTCGGGGTGGGGAAGGGAACGGGCGGAGGCCGCGCTCGAGTCCGCGGGCGTCGACCGACGCACCCGTGCCGAACAGATCACACTCCAGACGTTTCTTCGGATCGAACGCGCCAGGGAGGTGGTGTTGCGCGGATGA